The DNA window agcaggatttcatCATTAGCCAGATAAGACAAATGtaaggattgtccaataggaatctCACTTACCTGCcttcctattggacagttttcACGTTTGGCTTAAATGATCCAGCtgactgagaaatcctgctttgtggaacatcCCCCCCCAGGTCCATACAggtctatttttttctttcttttctttctaaCTTCAGCTATAGTTGTACATGTTCacggaaaaaaataaattgaagtTATGATTGTACTGACTTTATACTTACAAATTCCCCCTACATTCTCACTTCGAATCAGCCAGCAGCTGCTAATGGATGAGAAATTACAGTCCATCGACAGTCACTGGTTGAATTGCAAGACCGGATACACTGGGTGAGAATGGGGATGGTAGGCTACCTCCTCCCAAAGAACAGCAGGCCTACGGCAGCCGCGAATTTCAGTCTGGGCGGGCCGTACCCCCACCCTCAACGCCGTGCTGGATCATCAGGAAGGAGGAGTTACTCCATCTAGCCAAACGTGCCTTGATGGACCCAGTGAAGCTGCATGGGATCCACTCCAGGTTGAGCTGGGCCATAAATACACGAGACGTCACACAGATACGCAGGAAACCAGGTCCGGTCGCTACTGGCTGCTTTTTGCTCAACATTCATATCCTCAAAccattacaaaaaaataaacattaaacagaAATATGATGCCTCAAAACGTACACTTATTCTGAAACTCAAATGTTATCAGATTTAAATTCACCTCTACATCATCACGAGTACCCACGAGTACCCATGAGTACCCATGAGTACCATGCTTCCTCCCGCCCACCTAGCATGTGTTCTATAGTAGTTATAATCCCCCTCTGTGAGGCTTTTTTCTTGACGTTTTTTTCACCGGGGTGGCTAAAGGAACCGGTGCCAGGTCAGGGAGGTACACCATCAAAAGTGTGGAGGCACTGAGGCCTGAAATCTAGCTTCCCGGGTCCGAAGGAAGGACCGGGTCAGGCTGACATTGTGTTTGACACGATGGAGGCAAATTACATTCAACATCAGCAGTAAGGGTTAGCAGTAGCCTGTACAAGGATAGCCACAGGCTTCTGCAGCGTTAACAAGCAGAACAGCGCCCTCTACTGAGAGGGCTGTGATAATACATATTGCAGAGGGCATTGTTCGGATGCCATAATACATTTCACAGCAGTtcgtatacatatatatatttaaatacttgTTTTGTATATAGCTGGTTGGGAATCCCATCGCCAGAATTCAAGGAGGAGCTTTGCCACTGGTTAAACTGGAATCCAAGAGTTCTAGCAGATTGAAACCACTTTGGTGTCATTTAGCACGTCTGAAGGGACCAACCATATTGTCCAACGCCGTACGAGAAAGGATTACTGGCTTAGTGCCACCATTATCACATCACTGGTTTTAACTCCATCCTCATTAGTGTAATTATTGCATCTGAATGGACCAGTCTAAAGCAGCATGGTAGGTCGGCCATGACAGTGGTCGGTCCGGCCCGTGGGCCAGGAGCATTTAGGGGACACCAGGCCGGTTTAGAAGTCAAACCGGCTCCTTCCTTGTCCCTAGAACCAGAAATGAGTTTGGGATCGACCTACTGACACTCAGGTATAGAGGCAGAAGGAGAGGCTAAGTGAGCACACTGGGGTGGGGCGgacccagcagggggcgccgtgtgCACAGCCGTGCCTCCATCACTCCTTACGTCAGTCCATTAGCATCTGGCTGCGGATGTGCGGAGAGCTACTACCCCTGAAACACCATCCCTGCGGCGGCACCGACAGAGACCGATCAGCAGGGGACGACCCCTGCCTCTGCTTCTAGAAACTTCTAGACACTGGATGCTCTTGTAGTTCGCCTACTCCTTTTCATGTGCGTGGTACAGAGGGTCGGGTTGCACACAGCCAGGGTCCGTGACGCACCTCCCCCCCCGAGCGCCACCTGGTGGCAGGACTGGGGGTCAGATGCCACCTCCTCGCTTGCCTCCCGCTGCACATAGTCATTACTCCCACACGCTATTAGCTCCTGTCTAGTTCCATTGCTGGCACACATCAGGCCCCTCACACAGTTTCCATGCCGACAACAGAATCTCCTCCCCTGGGGAGGAGGGAGGTGGAGCCGCACAGACTGGGGCACTCGTCAGCAGGTGGCGCTGGTGCCAGAGCCCGGGCAGAGCAGTCCACGCTGTCGTGAAGTAAGCCGGGCTTCTCCTGGCCCTCAGCCTCCTCGCGCTCCCCCACCTCCTTGCCCCCGGCAAGCTGGCGCccttgctcctcctcctcctcatcttcgCTCTCCACCTGGCAGCGGCACACCTCGATGCCCGAGTCGCCCGTCAGACGCCGGTGCCGGAAGTGGCCTTCGTCCGCCTCCTCagcctcttcctcttcctcctccacatCTGCCTCAGAGGCACGCCCGTCCGGTTCAAAGAAATCCACATTCGGGGAGAAGAGGGCATGTCTGGGTGGGGACTGTGTAGGTTTGGGGGAGGGCTGCTCCTCAGGGGGCTCCTCTTCAAGGCCTCcgtcctcctcctgctccaccAAAACACCGAGGGGGTCTGATAGGGTGGGCGGGGGCAGTGATGCGGAGGGGGAGCCCGTATCAGTGGCCAGAGGGCAGGGGTCGCCCATCTCGCTGGGCGTGGTGGCATTGCTGGTGTCCGTCTCATCAGTGACCTGGACGGAGAAGGAGGTGCTGCAGTGCGAGGAGGCAGAGCAGGACTCGCAGGAGCAGCTGGTGTAGTTGTCGGAGCTGTGAGAGGAGGCCATGCCGCTGGGGCCCGCGTGGGCATACTGTGCCGTTGCCCCCTGCAGGGCGAAGACCGTGTTGTATGCTGGAGGAGGGGTGTTGGGCCGGGCTGCCACCTCCTCATAGGACGGGAGCTTGAATGAGGCCAGGAAACCTAAAAAAACATAATTCATATATGGGTAACTGACACCAGTGCAATGTCGACCACAAAGTTCCAGTCCTTCAGCAAAACGTGGTCTGTGTAAAACTAGAAGAGCCATCTGAAAAAGCAGCACACAGGAACCACGACAACAGGAGTCATGGCGACAGGAGCCACAGCGATAGGAGCCACGGCGACAGGAACCACGACAACAGGAGTCATGGCGACAGGAGCCACGGCGACAGGAACCACGGCGACAGGAACCACGACAACAGGAGTCATGGCGACAGGAGCCACGGCGAGGAGAGTCATAACAGAACCTGCAGCACCTGCATCCCCGAGATGTGTGGGAATACAGCGCCACTGGactttataaaaatgaatactGGTAAGTGAGGTGAGAGATGAGAGCCTAGCAGAGGGCTGTGGGTCAGCCAGAGGCCACGTACTGAGGTCCAGCATGGATGCCGGGTAGTTGCAGGCACCGTGGTAGGCGATGAGGTTGATCTCCCTCtgccgctgctgctgctggatcCGCAGCTTGGCCCGCCGGTGCCGGTAGGCGCAGCAGCAGCTGAACAGGATCAGCATGGTCCAGAGGAGCCAGAACCCTGCGACGGGGCCCGGCGCACGCAGCATGGGTTCCAGTACACAGCAATGCTCTCCTATAGTAACTATCCAATTACTTCATTAGCAGATGGCAAGActcgaaccaacaaccttctggtgAAAGGTTTACATTGACACAAAATGTGGTTTTATTCTATATAAAAACTGAAGTTTCATATGACTGTTCCTTGTACAAGTGACATCTTTTTTATTGGTTTGCTGAAGGGTATTTGAAGGGTACTATCTTTACATAATATGCCGTGGAGAATACTGAGGGGGGAGCCATACTTACACCAGAGCTCATAGTAGTAGGTGCAGCAGCCAGTCTCCCCGCAGCAATGTCCCGTCTCGCACAGGTAGCCGCCGTGACTGTTGACGCCGGGGCAGTACCTGGGGCCGGAGAGGACGGACTGGCCCCCACGGTACTGCACCCCCTGCGTGGGGGAAGACCGCAGACCTGGATCACAGCCGCGTCTCTCCGTCAAGCCCAATTACAGCCATCTGTATTCCTATCCTACAGTCACCTagcttacccacaatgcactgcacaTCCCTTAAATCCCTTAATATCACTCATACCCAGAAAGAGGCATCATAGTTGACATAGTAAACGCACAGAACACGACAGCACAACAGCAGCATGGGTACATTTCACTAATGATCTCACACATTTTGTActgtataacaaaaaaaaaatttgtttgtttgtttgttttacctTACTGATTGTTTCCATGTCCAGATCCTGTGGAAGGGCTGTAATCTGCAATTGACAAGGGACACTTTGGGTCATACATGTCCGGAAATGGCGGGGAAACTCGCATGCGTTTCCAATCGAATCGCTTCCACCTCCCGACAGCGACAATCTGCAGGTCCCGTGACACGCCTGCGGGGCCAATTTAATCCACTGCAGAGAGTTTAAACTGAGCCCCACCTAAACAGAAATCAATGCCGACTTTCTGTCACATGCCACACCTCCTGGTGAACGGGTGCCAAGGGGGCACGCGATCCCCAGGGCCCCCCCAGCCCGGCCGTGTGCCATTCTCTGACGCAGCAGCCCTCGCCCTCGCACCCCGCCCCCTGGACAAAGGATGAGACGCCCCTCATTACTTTAGCTGTGGTCATTTCGGCCTCTCGAAGGGAGACAGTCATCTGGATGGAGACACAGCAAGCAGCTTTAATGCATTTGACATTTACTGAGGTGGGAAGAGCAGCAtcatgtcggggggggggggggggagaaaaagagagagagtgagagcagggggtggggtggaatACAGTGACAACATGCCATTGCAGAGAACAAAAATCTCACTGTCTGCAGCTCACTGACAATAGTGGCTGGCCAGGCTGAAGCTGCCTtaatttcaccccccccccccaaaggataTGACATGGGACAGCACATGTCCAAGGAGTATGTCCTCAGTGAGGTCTGCAGGGGGTGTCCAAACAGAACCAAGACACTCCACGGAcaagccccccagccccaaatCCCACAGCCATATAGTGTCTACTTGTACCAATTACAAAACAACCCCCCCAGCACACTATTTTGATACATTATTTATACGTCTCGCTAGCAACCTCCTTAGGGGACGCTTTCCATATTCCGAGATCTCTGCCCCGACCCTCGTCGGAACAGACATGCCCAGCAGGACGAGGCTGATAGTGAATACCAAGAGGTTAAACTGCGCCTTAAAATTACCTTGCTAGAATTTCTCACAATGAAAAACCACTGCCACTTACTAGTTAAACCCTGACATGCAGGCCCTCAGAAATGCTACATGCAGACCGCTGCGGCTCGCAGACCACAAGTCAAGGTGTTTGCATGGAGACGCAGGtcgttttttttgtgtgttgtttTAAATGAGACCCGGGCTCCGGCATACAAATGAGCTCCCCTGCAGTGCATGCAGTGCATGGCACGCAGGATACCAGCAAGCTTCTGGACAGCCCAGAAAAAACCTATATCTGTCTATAGTAGTTTGCCAGCAGGTAGTAGAGAGGAGAGATACTGGGAAGTCCTGCTGTTGGACGCTTGAGTGCGAtacttaataattaaaataaataagcaaaatcaaaatgaaatgtagaAGACAGATTGCTCAAAACTATTTTGAGACTCCAAAAGTATCTGTTTTCAAGAGTAAAGAGAATGGGCAATCCACAATATAGATCATATTGGCTTAAGAAGAATGGGCAATCCACAGTATAGATCATATTGCCTTAAGAACACTTTTACATCTGCCTTCTGGACAGCCGTCACCTTACACCAAGCCTTCACCTGATTGGATGAACAAGAAGCAGATGCCAGTGTCCTGCTCTGTGATTCGCTGTGGACAGTAAGTGGACACTAGGCGTGTTGGCATTTGGTGCCTTGTCCCACTGCACCTGCAGTGACTCCGGTCATATTCAGGTTTAAATGTTAGACGGCCAGGTTGTGGAGAGCCCATCTGAGAACATGTGATGACAAAACATCTCTCGAGACAATTCCCATTGGCCCCTGTGGAAGACATGCAAATTCTTTATGACTGATAttccagggttgccaactcttaCGCATCTGGAGTCACACTCACGGTTTCAGATACTCAGAAATCTTACAGCCAAtgtatattattctattataaacctaaaattagctacatcggAACTGTTGGGGTAGTTTACAagccctacagactatttacaaggtgataatgagtgtgcagacttgtctcaaattgaaaatcccactccagccagctgaccgaagttggcagccctgtgttcCCTGTAGATCTCTAGAGTCATGGGTGTTTACTCTTAAATTTCACAGTTCACGCTTCCGGCTTGGTCCTAAGAAGCTGGGAGTCATTTGTCTGTCGATCGTGATGAAAACCAGAGCAGCCAATCACATATGATTTCACGGGTGGACAGATAAagagatgggggggaggggtggttgTGTGTGGGCCAGTAGGATAAGACTCATCAAGTTCCCATGATATGAAGGTTTGCAACCTAATCCCATTTGAATCCAGGGGCTGGTACACTAATGCTGCCGTTGGGCCCCTGAGAAAGGCCCTTAGCCCCAtcttgcccccccctcccccctgcttcATGTAGGCCTTGCCATCCGCACCATAGCTACTTATCCTGACTCAGTGCCTGAGCTGCATTGAGGTTGCTTGACCCGGCAGCTCTGGCAGTTCACCGTGCCGGTCAGGATATCACTTAGCGCTACGTGACAAAACGCGCTTCATTTCCCCTCATCCTGCCAACGGCGAACGAAAAGGCGGCTGGCCAGAGGCAGGAGCCACGTCCCACGTCAAACTCACAGCTCACTGCCGGCAGCTCGAAATCCACACCTGCCAGCTTCCCACCCGCACTCACACCCATTTCAGCTCCCCACGTATCGGAACTGACCGCATGCTGCCTTTAACCTGCTCTGGATACTGCCAGACCTGTTGCGTGGTGATTTAGACGCCGCATCTGACGGCGAGGCAGTTTGCGCGCTTAGCCATCTACACGGCTGGGTGCATAACTGGTGTAATTCAGAGTCAAGGTGACCAGCAGAGTTCTCCCGGGACTTGAGCCGCAAACCATCAGGGACCCAGTAATTCACCACCACGTTGCGCTGCTTTCCCCAAAACAACTGCAATTGTAACGTGCATTTGTCTTGCTCTGTCTCAGATTTATTCggatgtttatttatttgcattgttGTTTCTGCATGCGATGTGTGCAGCGTTGTCTGCCGCAAAACTGCGCCGAGTTCATGAAAAACGAACTGCTCCGACTATAATGTCTTTTATGTAAAGGAAAACGAGGGTTATACAACAGCGGCGCCGGAACCTAGGATAATAAATGTTATCCTTCCCAGGGTACCGCCGCACATGCAACACA is part of the Paramormyrops kingsleyae isolate MSU_618 chromosome 25, PKINGS_0.4, whole genome shotgun sequence genome and encodes:
- the LOC111837275 gene encoding uncharacterized protein isoform X2, whose amino-acid sequence is MTWGRGGVAPKKSVFNPSIRVLVFVMDLEIVSCFEESEEITALPQDLDMETISKGVQYRGGQSVLSGPRYCPGVNSHGGYLCETGHCCGETGCCTYYYELWWFWLLWTMLILFSCCCAYRHRRAKLRIQQQQRQREINLIAYHGACNYPASMLDLSFLASFKLPSYEEVAARPNTPPPAYNTVFALQGATAQYAHAGPSGMASSHSSDNYTSCSCESCSASSHCSTSFSVQVTDETDTSNATTPSEMGDPCPLATDTGSPSASLPPPTLSDPLGVLVEQEEDGGLEEEPPEEQPSPKPTQSPPRHALFSPNVDFFEPDGRASEADVEEEEEEAEEADEGHFRHRRLTGDSGIEVCRCQVESEDEEEEEQGRQLAGGKEVGEREEAEGQEKPGLLHDSVDCSARALAPAPPADECPSLCGSTSLLPRGGDSVVGMETV
- the LOC111837275 gene encoding uncharacterized protein isoform X1 — translated: MTWGRGGVAPKKSVFNPSIRVLVFVMDLEIVSCFEESEEMTVSLREAEMTTAKITALPQDLDMETISKGVQYRGGQSVLSGPRYCPGVNSHGGYLCETGHCCGETGCCTYYYELWWFWLLWTMLILFSCCCAYRHRRAKLRIQQQQRQREINLIAYHGACNYPASMLDLSFLASFKLPSYEEVAARPNTPPPAYNTVFALQGATAQYAHAGPSGMASSHSSDNYTSCSCESCSASSHCSTSFSVQVTDETDTSNATTPSEMGDPCPLATDTGSPSASLPPPTLSDPLGVLVEQEEDGGLEEEPPEEQPSPKPTQSPPRHALFSPNVDFFEPDGRASEADVEEEEEEAEEADEGHFRHRRLTGDSGIEVCRCQVESEDEEEEEQGRQLAGGKEVGEREEAEGQEKPGLLHDSVDCSARALAPAPPADECPSLCGSTSLLPRGGDSVVGMETV